The DNA region AGCCCCTTTTCTGGGCGGACATCGTGATATTGCAGGTCCATGAGCCGGATTCTCGGATCGTCCCACCCGCAGCCCTTGCGATCCATATACGACTCGATGAGATGCCGTTTGGCCACCCAGTCGAGTTCGCGCACCAGCAGGTGCGGATCGCGTTCGAGCCGATCAAGGACATCTTCCCAGCGCACAAGGATATCCTTTGTGACCTGATCGATGTCGCGACAGGCGTAATACCGCTGCGCAGCTTTTAAAAACGCCCGCTGCACTTCGATGGCCGTGATGGGCGTCCCATCGGTCCGCTTGAGCGTTTCACGGACCTGCAGATCTCGCGACACCTCTTTGATGGCGCGTACGGGATCCGCGAGGTCAATGCGCGGCACCTCAGCACCGGCCTCGAGCAATTCGAGAACGATGGACAAGGTGCCGACTTTGAGATACGTCGACAGCTCGGCCATGTTCGCGTCGCCCACGATCACGTGGAAACGGCGATACTTCCCCGGATCCGAATGCGGTTCATCTCGCGTGTTGATGATAGGCCGCTTCACCATTGTATTGAGATCCACCAGCGTCTCAAAAAAATCCGCGCGCTGCGAGATCTGGTATTCCGTCTGGCTCGTCTGATTCTCGGCGCCGACCTTGCCCGCACCCGCATAGATCAAGCGCGTCACCAGAAACGGCGTCATGGTTTGGATGATGCGATCGAAAGGCACCGCCCGCGACACCATATAGTCTTCGTGATAGCCGTAACTGTTGCCTTTGCCGTCCGAATTGTTCTTGTACAGCACGAACTGCTCACGGCCGCGGGCCTTCACGACCCCCTCGAGCGCCTGCGCCATGA from Nitrospiraceae bacterium includes:
- a CDS encoding proteasome accessory factor PafA2, producing the protein MKESDARTHPRVIGTETEFGIASRDPNATDPVANSIHVIGYYPHLPSPHAVWDYENENPLLDARGFEVEGERERPGPDYNRQLNKVLANGGRLYVDGAHPEYSTPECTTAREIVAFERIGERIMAQALEGVVKARGREQFVLYKNNSDGKGNSYGYHEDYMVSRAVPFDRIIQTMTPFLVTRLIYAGAGKVGAENQTSQTEYQISQRADFFETLVDLNTMVKRPIINTRDEPHSDPGKYRRFHVIVGDANMAELSTYLKVGTLSIVLELLEAGAEVPRIDLADPVRAIKEVSRDLQVRETLKRTDGTPITAIEVQRAFLKAAQRYYACRDIDQVTKDILVRWEDVLDRLERDPHLLVRELDWVAKRHLIESYMDRKGCGWDDPRIRLMDLQYHDVRPEKGLYYTLERSHMIERVVLEDEIARAEFNPPTGTRAYFRGQCVKRYPTSVYGVSWTSVMFDVGQNKIKRVPLMDPLRGNEALTGELLAQSETAAVLLAKLST